The sequence TCCTTCCGTACAAAACAGCAGTGATTGGTACAAGTCACGCCCCTTGTAATAGTGAGGATCATGTGCAGGAAAATGACTTATTTTTAACGAATCGATGCTTTCCTTAATAAAAGAATGTTCAGGAACATTCGCCTTCATATCCTCGTGATCCATAAATACAACAGGATGATTATTTTGTAGAGCGACTTCTGTTAATTTCTCAAGCGCAGGAATATTCAATGGGTTCGTATCTAACACTTCTCCATCTAACACCACATATTGCCCGTTATAGCTAACATACGTATGTATACCTAATTCTTCACGTAAATCCTCAAACATAAATGGTGCACGTCCAGTTGCAATTGCCACAGTATGTCCAGATTCCTTTAGTTTAAAAATTGCTTCTTTTGTAGAAGTCGGTAGTTTTTTATCATGATTTAATAAGGTCCCGTCAATATCGAAAAAAATGATGCTTTTTTGTGTCATGGTAGTTCCTTCTTTCTATGTATTTTAATTTTTTATGTTCAATAAAGGCATTCACCCATTATACCGTCAGTCTAGTGTGACCGTCTATCTCACCTAAAATCCATTGCATTTTTACTATTCGTTTTTATTATTTTAACAATAACCTCATACAAGCTAGGTGAATATCCTGGTAACAAATGGAAAGGGGAGAGAAGTTTAAGTGAACAATTTTATTCAAATGAATGCATATTAACCACCAAGTCAAAACCCTGAAATGAAAAATTTATGTAAGAAGTATATGAACTATCATGTAATGGGTCAACTTAGCGATGGATCTCAAATTGAAGGGATTATCGATGGCATGGACGAGGGAAGTGTCACCATGTTGGTTGCAGAAGATATCGAGTCCACACAAATGAATAGAGAATATGGGTATGGCTATGATGATGACTATGGACGTCCACGTAGAAGAAGATACCGTCGTTACCGTCGCCGTCGCTACCCTTATCAAAATTTGATTAGTTTGCTTTTATTTCCATATTACGATCCTTATCCTCCTTACCCTTACCCATATGGCGGTGGATATTACGGAGGTTACTAAAGTAAGGGTAGCATCGTGCTGCCTTTTTTTAGTTTAACTTAAACAAAAAGAGCAAATATCTAAGATATTTGCTCTCCACTTTTATAAAGCTGGTCCTGTTTCTTGCACAACTGCTTTTTTCAAGGCAAGCTCTGGATGTGCTTTTCTAACAACACTCGGTCTAGCCAAAGTCAACACAACGATTACAAGTATTGAGGCAGAGGTGAGTAGGATATATTGTCCTGGAAGCACATCGTACAAGAAACCAAAGATAATCATACCTAGAGGCATAAGAGCCATCGCCATTGTTTCAATAATCGAAAACACACGACCCTTATAATCATCATCGATCATTTTTTGCATCATCACCTGTATTGGTGTGTTTACGATAATAATCATAGCTCCAAAACTAAACATTATTATTAGGTAATACGCAAACATGCTCCAATACGACAATGACATTATTAATGGAATAGAAATGCCCCCCATAATAACGCCCATTCCTAGAATTCCACGCTTTGAAACAAGCAGTGCATATTTTACTTCTTTTCTAATTGAAAAATAGATGGAGAACACTAACATCCCTATTGCAAATGCCCCTTGTGTAAAACCAAAATGCTGTGATGTCATTTTAAATTTCTCAATCAGAATATACGAATATCCTACTTCAAAGGCTCCAAAGAGGAAATTAATAATTAAAGAGATCCAAATGAGCACCATAATGACTTGCTTTGTCTTTAGATACGCTAGACCGGCTTTCATACTTTGCCACATCTTTTCCTTTGGCTTATCTTCCAAATGATCCTTACGTTTTGAGAATAATTTAAAATTCATGGTCGACTCAAGAATCACAGCAATGAAAGATGCAACAATGAACATTCCTAAGAAAAGTTCCATTGAAACTGCGCCATATAACAACCCACCCACTGCTGGACTGCCGATTGCAGCAAATGACATGGCCATTTGATTTAAAGACATCGCTCTTTGTATTCTTGCTTGATCCACTAACCCCGTAATAGATGAACTAAATGTTACCGTTGAAAAAGAGGATGCCATGGCCAACACACATGTTGTGAAATAGATGGCGATTAAAGATAATCCATAGGTCAAGCTGACAAAAAGCAGCCCCCCGATTGCCGCTGTTGTGACAAGTTGTGCACAAATGATAATGGTCTTTCTTGAATACCTGTCTGCCATATATCCAGCAAATGGTGAAACTAGAGTACGTGGAAGAATATTACATATTAAATTTGTCGCGAAGCTGGTAGCTGATCCTGTTTGTTGTAATATATAGAAGCTGATGGCAAATGCATATACCTGTGCTCCAAAAGTAGAAATGAGTTTACTAATTGTGAACGTGTATAAATGATACGTTGCTCTTCTAAGCTTTTGAATGTCATCCATTTTAAACCCTCCGATTAAAAAGTTTAATTTAATTAAACAAATCATAACACGCATGGCTCTTCCAATTCAAGTAAAAGTTTAATATAATTAAACAAAATAGGAACTTAGGAGAGTGTCTTTTGTGCTTGGGGAACAAATACGTAAATTTCGAAAACTAAAAAAGCTAACTCTTGAAGAGCTTGCTGGTACTGAGCTCACTAAAGGGATGCTCAGCCTCATTGAAAATAATAAAGCCAAGCCGTCCATGGATAGCTTGACTTATATCGCCGAACGCCTTGAGGTTGAAGTATCTGAGCTCCTAGAAGAAGGTAATATCCAAGAGCTAAGAGAAGTGTTAGACAAGGCTGAAATGATTTTTAATAAAACGATGGATGAGTCTCCAGATAAATATAAAAAACTGATCTCCCTCATACAACCAACTGTTTCAAAATTAAATCAAGGGTATGAAGCAGCTAGATTATTAGAGCTATATGGTCGTGGTCTATACTGGGAAAAGAAGGACAACTGGCAGGAACCATGTGATGCTGCAGCTACTCTTTATGACCAAATGAATCTAACTCAACAAAGAGGAGCAATTGGGCTATTTCGAGCGATTATAAAATTTGTAGAACATGATTATGAAACATCCTTAGATATTCTACTTAAGGAACGAAAAGAAATCGAAAATAACCATGTATTTATAGATGGAATGACGAAACTAGACCTTGATTATCATGAAGCCATGCTTCACTTTGCGGTTGGAGATACTACTTCTGCAAAACAAGTAATGGAAAAGGCCATTACTTTCTCTAAAACAAATAAGCTATTTTATCGAATAGATGATTTATATCGTCTTGCTTCTGCTTCGGCTTTAATGGAAAATGACCTAGCATCACATGAATTCTATTTGGATAAGTTAAAACAGTATGCTGAATTTACGGATGATGAAAAATCCAATCTCTTTTATCAGCTTTTTAACATTGAATCCTTAAACACGTTAAAACAAGATTACCAACTAGCACTGAAGCAAGTGTCTTCACTATTAGTTGAACGTCAACATGATGATTTGAAAGAATGGTTATATCTTGAAAAAGGAAAAGCACTCCTTGGACTTGGACAAGTCGAAGAAGCCATTGGCTACTTTGACAAAATTGTTACTCCTGCAAATCATCATCATCCATTTGATTTGTCACAGTTTTATCTAAAGGATACATTTAAAGCGAAATGCTATATAGAACTTGGAGATACTCAAAAGGCATTAGCTGCAGCAAAAATTGCAAAGGAAAACTTTGAAAAGCTGCCTCCATCACCATACAAGGAATACAGCCTGAAGGTCTATCAGGAACTTGCAAATAAATAAAGTTAGTAAAGCTTTCCATTAGGAAGGCTTTTTATACTTTCGAGGACCTCTTCACATATAAAAAACAAGGACGATATTAAATTTATTAATGCTTATCCGCTCTAATTGAGTTATTATAATCATTGTGTTCATTCATCATCATTGCCTTGTCTAAAATACCTTCCTACATAAGGTAGGATGAGATTTAAAACAGATTAAAGATATGGCAACAACAATGTGCCCAGAGATCATGAGCAAAAATATGAGAAGAACAGGTGGAATATATGAATTCGGTTATAAAAAGGCTTGAAAAAGATTTTCTCGGAGAAAAAGAAATTGACGCAGATGTGTATTACGGTATTCAGACTTTACGTGCAGTAGAGAACTTTCCTATTACCGGATACAAACTTCACGAAGAGATGATTATAGCAACAGCTATGGTAAAAAAGGCAGCTGCGCTTGCCAATATGGATGTTAAGCATCTTTATGAAGGATTAGGTGAACCTATCGTTCAAGCAGCTGATGAAATTATACAAGGACAGTGGCACCAATACTTTATAGTCGACCCGATTCAAGGCGGTGCTGGTACTTCCATTAACATGAATGCAAATGAAGTCATCGCAAACCGTGCACTTGAACTACTTGGTCATAATAAAGGTGATTATTCCAAGTTAAGTCCAAATACTCACGTTAACATGTCACAATCTACAAATGATGTGTTTCCAACAGCCATTCACATTTCAACACTGAACCTATTAGACAAGCTACTTGTTACCATGACAAACATGCTCGAGGTATTCAGAAAGAAAGCGAAGCAGTTTGATCATGTTATTAAAATGGGCCGAACACACCTTCAGGATGCCGTGCCAATTCGTCTAGGACAAGAATTCGAGGCTTACAGTCGAGTGGTAGAGCGCGATATTAAGCGAATTAGCCAAACTCGTCTTCATTTATATGAAGTAAACATGGGAGCAACCGCAGTAGGAACTGGTTTAAATGCTGACCCAAAGTATATTGAAAATGTTGTAAAACATCTTGCTGACATTAGTGGATTGCCACTTGTAGGAGCCGACCATCTAGTCGATGCGACCCAAAATACAGATGCTTATACAGAAGTATCTTCAGCCCTAAAAATTTGCATGATCAATATGTCAAAAATCGCCAACGATTTACGCCTGATGGCTTCAGGTCCTCGTGCAGGACTTGCAGAAATTTCACTACCAGCTAGACAGCCAGGTTCATCCATCATGCCTGGAAAAGTGAATCCCGTTATGCCAGAACTAATAAATCAAGTAGCTTTTCAAGTGATAGGAAATGATCACACAATCAGCCTTGCTTCAGAAGCTGGCCAACTTGAACTTAACGTTATGGAGCCTGTACTTGTCTTCAACCTACTTCAATCTTTAAGTATTATGAACAATGCATTCGAGAGTTTTACAAATCATTGTCTAGAAGGCATTGAAGCAAATGAAGAAAGAATGAAGAAGTTTGTGGAAAGAAGCGTAGGTATTATTACAGCCGTTAACCCACATCTTGGATATGAAGTTGTTTCTCGTATTGCAAGAGAAGCTATCCTAACAGGTAGATCAGTCAGAGAACTATGTCTCCTATATGATGTGCTAACAGAAGAAGAACTCGATTTAATTCTTGATCCATATGAAATGACGAATCCAGGTATTGCTGGAAGTGCTCTATTCGACCGTATGTAAATTAAAAGGTGGAAGTACCCAGATAGCTATTTAAAAAACAGGGACGCATTAAAACCTCTTATTATGAAGTTTTAATGCGTCCCTTTTATTTCATATCGTATATTTCCTCAATACCCTCTATCATTCTCATTATTTCCCGGGAATTCGACAGCGTCATTTTTTATCGTTAGACACATTACTATCATGCACCGACATTGGTTGCTTTTATAGGTACCTTCCTTCTATTAATCACCTGACGAATATTTGAGATTGTAAAGATTGCCAATGCTGCCCAGATGCATGTAAACGTGATAATATGGTCCTTTGTAAAGAGCTCTCCGTACATGAGTACTCCAAGAATCAAGCTTATGGATGGCGCAATATATTGCAAGAAACCAACCATATATAATGGAATCTTTTGTGCCCCGATACTAAACCATAAGAGTGGTAAAGCAGTGGCAATCCCTGATCCTAGTAAAAACAGATCAGTTTTGAGTGAACCTGTTGAAAAACTATGCTCGCCGTTGACTCCTAAATACGCTAAAAACAATAAAGCAAAAGGCAAAACAAACAAGGTTTCTAATAGCAACCCAAGGATCGAATCTACTTTTATTAGCTTCTTAGATAGTCCATACAAACCGAACGAAAAAGCTAACACTAAAGCAACCCAAGGCAGCTCTCCCAATGAGATGGTCATATAAACAACTCCAATTGCTGCTAGCCCAAAAGAGATTCCCTGCCACACATTCATCTTTTCGCGTAGTACAAATACTCCTAGCATCACTGCAACAAGTGGATTAATATAATACCCCAAGCTTGCTTCGACAATATGGTTGGTGTTCACCGCAAATATATAGGTAAGCCAGTTAATACTAATAAAAATGGATGCTAGAAACAGTCCAAACCACGTTCTTTTCTGACTCATCTGAACTTGAAAGAAGTTCTTTAATAGCTTTCTTTTTAAAAATAACACGATGATGACCACGAAAATAAATGACCAAATCACGCGATGAGCTAAAATCTCAAGTGCTGGAACCTCATTTAGAAACTTCCAGTAGATGGGCAATACTCCCCATAATATATAGGCACTTGCTGTAAAGGCAATCCCTATTGCGTTTTCACGTTCCATACTTATTGACTCCAGTCTGTTAAATAGGAGGTTTCAACCTCTACTCATTAAATATATGTCATTATAACAGGTTTCCTTAGTGGACGGTGTATTCTCTGCTCACCTAAACGCGAAAAGTTTTTAATAATTCACCACCCAGAAATTTGACGTAAACGATTAAGCAAATACGTTAGGTCTTCAGCACCAAAGCCAAAATTTAAAAATGAAAAACAAGCAGCTACTCTGGTAAAGAGTTAACTAACACTACCTCTTCCATGTAGCTTCTCTAAGCTCATAATATAATTTATTTTGAGTCTTATTATATTTCTTGAAATATTCTTTTCTACAATCTATGAGTTTATAACCAGCAGATACTAAGGATTTGATTGAATTAACATTACCTTCCCATACATCCGCATATAGAACATCTATTTTTAATGTATTGAAAACATAATCATAAATCAGCTTACGTGATTCCCTCATATAGCCTTTTCTCCAATAGTCTGAATGAAGCCTTTGTGAATCTCCTGCTACTAACTGGTTTCCTCGCTGTTCGGGATGGCTTATACGCATCATACCAATCACTTTACCACTTGTTTTCTCTTCTATCATCCAGAGCATAAAATGTTGCGGATATAACTCATACAAGGCATGTTTCACCTCATCTAGACTGGTTGGAACAGCATTACCTACCCATTTATGCATTGATTCATCTTGCTCAACTTCAAACCATGAAAGATGGTCAGCATCATTAATTGGTCTGAGTCTAACAAGTTCACCGACGAGAACCGGAATCTTATTAGTCATTATTCTCCTCCTCAAAATGATGTTTTTCTTACCGCTCCGCTCCAGAATGTATAATAGTACTCTCATACTTTTAGTTCTTGCTTTTATTAAAAAAATCCTGCAACCTAATAGGCAGTAACCAAAAGAAAAAGCTGCCCAAAATGGCAGCCCTCCTCTGCTAATCGATAAAACCTAATTAACCAATATAAAAACCAATCTTCCCTAATTGAGCTGCAGCCTTCAGACGATCGAATCCTTGATCAAATTGACTTAATGGATACATTTGATCGACAACAGGCTTAATTTGATGTTCTTGGATAAACTGAAGCATTTCCTTATACTCTTCCGTACTTCCCATTGTTGAACCGAGCAAATTAAACTGTCCATAGAAAAAGCTACGGATATTGATTTGGACGTCGTCTCCTGCAGAAGCCCCAAATGTAACAAGAGTACCACCTGGACGAAGCTGATCAAGAGATTTGTTAAACGTCGCTGCTCCCACACATTCAATCACTAGATCCATTTTTTCTCCACCTAATGCTTCGTTCCAATCATCATTACTATCAATTGCCTTATCAGCACCCAATTCAAGTGCTTTCTTACACTTTTCCTCTGAACGGGAAGTAACATACACGGTAGTTCCTACTGCTTTCGCAAATTGTAATAAGAACGTAGCCACCCCACTACCGATTCCTGGAATCAGCACCTTCATACCTGGCTTAACCTTCCCTCTCGTAAATAAAGCACGGTACGCTGTTAGTGCTGCAAGTGATAGCACACCCGCTTCCTCCCATGTTAAATACTCCGGCTTGGGTTCTACATTTTCAGCTGGAAGTACAACTGCTTCCGCAAACGTACCATGAAAAGGAAGACCAACAATCTCAAAGCCAGGAGGAGGCGCATCACTGTTTTCCTTCCAACCAAGACCAGGGTTTATAATGACTTCATCCCCCACATTAACAGTAGTCACTCCCTCACCAACTGATGCGATCACTCCTGCACCATCAGAACCAATAATCAGCGGAGGGTCAGTTGGCTGATGACGATTAAGAACAAACAAATCCCGGTGATTCAAACCCGCTGTTTTCAGCTTTACTACAACCTCTCCTACTTTTGGCTGTATCTCTAAAAACTCAGTATACTCTAACCCTTCAAAACCTGCTTTCCCTTCATGAACAACTGCCTTCATATGAATCACTCCAATTTGTATTATTTTAAATCCTACTATCAATCAAATCTACTAGTTTCAAAGCCTTCCACAATATCCTCTAGTTCCGTTAAAAAGGTAATATAAACTGGACCAGGTATCTGTTCAGCAAATCTTTTAATCGTTGGCAATTCCTCTACTTCTTCCACGGTTTCAGGCTTAACTTCTAAAGTGTTATACCAAACCTTCAATTCGTTCATAAGCTCATAAAAATATCGTTCAAATCTCTCTGCCCACTCCGCACCTTCATCTCCTTCAGTCTTTTGCATCATGCTCCAAGCCTCAAGAGCGGTATCAAAGTGCTCACTCATTTTATCCATATAACGACTCCTTTCCTTAAGAAGTACAGGTACGGTTCATATGCTTCCAATGTAGCATCGGGAAAAGCTAATTTGCAAATCTTTGGTACTTTAAAACTGGTTTCTATTATAGAGTTTATAATACTATAAGATTTGTTAGACTTATATATAATCATAATTAACAAAATAGATAGAAGGTGATGTTATGGTAACCAAACAAGAAATACGTGAATTAAAATGGAATTACTTAACTGAACATCAATTAGGAAGATTTCCTTTTCCATTACAAAATCGCATTCCTAATTTTAAAGGTGCAGAAAAGGCAGCCCACTTTGTCACAACTATGCCTGAATATCAGCAAGCAAAAATCATTAAAGTAAATCCTGATTCACCCCAACTCCCAGTTCGAGCACAAGTTTTAAAGGATGGAAAAATACTGTTGGTCCCTACTCCGCGACTTAAAGCTGGATTCATCATGGTAAAACCTGAGTGGGTGCCAACTGGGGAAGAACGTAAGGCAGCTAGTCTTTCTCACATCAAATCCTACGGCAAGGAAATTTCTCTCAAGGAGATGCCTAAAATTGATCTGTTTTTTGCTGGCTCGGTTGCCCTCCATAGGGATGGTAGAAGAGTGGGAAAAGGTGAAGGCTATTCTGACCGTGAATATGCAATCATTAGAGAACTCGGAAACCCTGATATTCCAATTATCGCTACGATTCATAGTGCTCAACTAACAGACCTAGATGTACCAAGAGATCCATTTGATTTAACTGTGGATTGGATCGCCACAGAATCGGAACTAATCAAGACAAATTCTCCTTACAAAAAACCTAATGGAATCCAATGGGACCTTGTCACCGAAGAGGAGTTGACAGAAATGCCGGTTTTAAGGGAGATACGTGAGATCACCATAAACCGATAAGGAAAATACAAAAGACCCTCTGGGATTAAAAGATTTCAGAGGGCACTTATTACATATATTGGAGTATTTTTATAGGGATGGTCACATGAGGTAAAAATAGTATGGAGAACGAATCTATTGTTTCTCGTTTATAATCTCGAGTACATGTTGATGTTGCTTCTGTATTGAAGAGATATGCTTAATCTCACTACTTAATTCTGTCTTTGTTTCGTCAAGCTTCTTCATTAGACTAGCATAATAAAAGCCCATCTCTTTTCTCATCTCTCCTTGCTCTGTTCTAAACTCTTCTCTCATTTCTGCTTGCTCTATCTTAAACTCTTCTCTCGTTTCTAGTAGCTCTTTCTTAAATTCTCCTCTTATTTCTAGTAGGTCTGTTTTAAATTCTTTTCTCATTTCTAGTAGGTCTGTTTTAAATTCTTTTCTCATTTCTCCTTGTTCTACTGTCAATCCATGAATATCTTTTCTCATCTCTCCTTGTTCTACTGTCAATCCATGAATATCTTTTCTCATCTCTCCTTGTTCTACCGTCAATCCATGAATATCTTTTCTCATCTCTCCTTGTTCTAACGTCAATCCATGAATATCTTTTCTCATCTCTAGCTGACTGTCCTCAACAACTTGCAGTTTATTTAGTATTTGTTGTAAGATTTCTTCCATCTATTTCACCTCCTATCTTCATTATTTACATTATACTTCACCCATATGTTTTCCACTACTTCAAAAACCAGCTCAATTGATGACCCCTACTTTGAAACTTGATAGGTCTTACCCCATGAAATGTTTATATGTCGCAGGACAAGGTTATATATTAGAAAAGGCTCTACCTAAAAATATAGATTACCTGTTTAGTAGACATCTGGAGATTGTTTTCGCTTGGAGGGGTTATATGCTGAATCAAAGTATTCAAGAACTACTATCCAATTTGATGATTACGAAACTATTATTTGTCTTAGTAGGAGTAACAGCAATTGTCATTATGATTAAGTTGATCCAAAGCAACGTTAGTAGATATGTGAAGGATCATGATAACCGATATAAAACAAGAAAAATGATCAACATGATTGGGTATGTAATCGGGCTCATTTTAATAGCCGTTATTTATAGTGATCAACTTGGTGGACTTACAGTTGTCCTTGGTGTAACAAGTGCAGGTATAGCTTTTGCCTTGCAGGAAGTGATCATTAGTGTTGCTGGTTGGCTTTCAATCCTTGTCGGTAACACCTTCAAAACAGGTGACCGCGTAGAAATGGGAGGCATTAAGGGGGATGTGATCGACCTTGGGGTTTTGCGAACAACCATCATGGAAGTAAATGAGTGGGTAGAAGGAGACTTATATAATGGACGAATCGTTAGAGTAGCTAATAGTTTTGTGTTTAAAGAACCTGTATATAACTATTCAAGTGACTTTCCATTTTTGTGGGATGAAATCAAAATCCCCATAAAATATGGAAGCAACTACAAAGCTACCAAAAATATCATTTTACAGGCCGGTATGGACGTAACCGGAGACTATTCGATTAAAGCAAGAGAACATTGGGATGAAATGGTTCAGAAATACTTGATTGAAGATTCGAGCACGCAACCGATGGTAACTTTAGTTGCTAATGACAATTGGGTTGAATATACGCTTAGATATGTTACGGAATATCGTAAAAGACGAACAACGAAAGACTCCTTATATACAACCATATTAGAAGAAGTAGACGCTAGCGGAGAAAATATACAATTTGCTTCTGCCACATTTGATATCGTTCAAGTTCCATCCCTTGATGTAAATCTTAAGCAGAATAAATAACTTAGAAAGGAGGATTCAAATTGTCTGCAGAAATGGTTGGTTTTAGCATCATCATCGTCGGAATTCTTCTACTGATTGGAAAATGGATTCGAGTCAGCATCCCCCTATTTCAAAAATATTTTTTACCTAGCTCAATCATCGGAGGCTTTATTGCCTTAATTCTAGGACCAGAAATACTAGGTAAACTGATAAGAAGTTTCCAAGTTGAAACGACATTACAAGGTATTTTCCCAGAAGGGGTACATAACATTTGGTCTACTTTTCCTAGTCTTTTAATCAGTGTGATTTTTGCTACTCTATTTTTAGGAAAAAAGCTTCCCCATATAAAAGATATATGGCATATAGCCGGGCCTCAAATATCATTCGGACAATCAGTAGCCTGGGGGCAATATGTATTCGGCCTCCTTTTAACTCTAGCTGTACTGACGCCCTTCTTTGGAATCAATCCTATGGCTGGTGCTCTTATTGAGATTGGTTTTGAAGGTGGACATGGTACAAGTGCGGGGTTAGCAACCACCTTTAAAGAACTGGGGTTCGGAGCAGGTGCGGACATTGCCATTGGCTTAGCAACCGTAGGTGTCGTATCAGGTGTTGTCTTGGGAATTATCTTAATCAATTGGGCTATTAGGAAGAACAAGACGACTATTTTAAAAGACCCGAACAACCTTCCAGAACATGAGCTCAGAGGAATCATTGAACCCGAAGAACGGCCAATCGCTGGTAAAATGACAACGAAACCTGAGTCAATCGAACCTCTTGCTCTACATATTTCTGTAATAGGGATCGCTATTTTAATAGGCAAGGGATTATTAGAAGGGCTTATTTATTTAGAACGTGTTACGTGGGGAGCATGGTCAGATACCGAAATCATGACCTATGTTCCTTTATTTCCACTAGCTATGGTTGGCGGCGTGATCTTGCAGAAAATTCTCGAGAAAACAGATACAATCGAACTAGTAGACCGAAAAATGATTCTACGTGTACAAGGACTTGCACTAGATTTCTTGATTGTAACTGCCATTGCTACCTTATCCTTAACAGTCATTGGAGAGCATTTCATTCCGTTCCTACTTCTCGCTTTAACCGGAATCCTCTGGAATGTGACTGCGTTTATCTTTATAGCACCACGAATGATTCCTGAAGACTGGGTTGAACGCGGGATTGGTGATTTTGGTCAATCGATGGGTATGACTGCTGCAGGTTTGATGCTCATAAGAATTGCAGATTCAAAAGGAAAAACAAAGGCACTCGAAGCTTTTGGCTACAAGCAATTACTATTTGAACCAATGGTAGGAGGAGGATTATTTACCGCAGCATCAGTACCGCTTATTTATCAATTTGGTGCGATTCCAATCTTTATTCTATGCTTGGTTGTGATGCTTTTTTGGATGGCTGTAGGTTTATTCTATTTCGGTAAAAAATAAAACCACAAAAAAACACTCAAACTTTTGAGTGTTTTTCCTTTTACTATTTTAAGAACAAAAGGCGCAAGCGCCCCGTTAAGCCCCGACAAGCAAATGTTCCTAGAAGAAGAAAAGGGTGAATTTCCCTTTTATTCTTCTAGGGTTATTTGACCTCGAGGGGCTGGGCGCTGGAGCTAGATTTAAATGCACTGACCCTAGTTATCCACAAATGATTATTTTATAATTTCCTAAACCAGAACAAAAGGTCTATTCAGACTCCTCATCCACAGCCAGCCACTTCTCACGCCACTCTATCATTTCCTGCTCTTCAATCTGTTTCTCAAGAAAATCATCCCAGCGTCCTAACCATGTATTCCAAACACGTGCGTAAAAAATGTCTTGTTCTTTATTGTACACTTGAAACTCAATACACGGGGCATGTTCCACTC is a genomic window of Bacillus mesophilus containing:
- a CDS encoding zinc-binding dehydrogenase; this translates as MKAVVHEGKAGFEGLEYTEFLEIQPKVGEVVVKLKTAGLNHRDLFVLNRHQPTDPPLIIGSDGAGVIASVGEGVTTVNVGDEVIINPGLGWKENSDAPPPGFEIVGLPFHGTFAEAVVLPAENVEPKPEYLTWEEAGVLSLAALTAYRALFTRGKVKPGMKVLIPGIGSGVATFLLQFAKAVGTTVYVTSRSEEKCKKALELGADKAIDSNDDWNEALGGEKMDLVIECVGAATFNKSLDQLRPGGTLVTFGASAGDDVQINIRSFFYGQFNLLGSTMGSTEEYKEMLQFIQEHQIKPVVDQMYPLSQFDQGFDRLKAAAQLGKIGFYIG
- a CDS encoding 5-formyltetrahydrofolate cyclo-ligase → MVTKQEIRELKWNYLTEHQLGRFPFPLQNRIPNFKGAEKAAHFVTTMPEYQQAKIIKVNPDSPQLPVRAQVLKDGKILLVPTPRLKAGFIMVKPEWVPTGEERKAASLSHIKSYGKEISLKEMPKIDLFFAGSVALHRDGRRVGKGEGYSDREYAIIRELGNPDIPIIATIHSAQLTDLDVPRDPFDLTVDWIATESELIKTNSPYKKPNGIQWDLVTEEELTEMPVLREIREITINR
- a CDS encoding mechanosensitive ion channel family protein; protein product: MLNQSIQELLSNLMITKLLFVLVGVTAIVIMIKLIQSNVSRYVKDHDNRYKTRKMINMIGYVIGLILIAVIYSDQLGGLTVVLGVTSAGIAFALQEVIISVAGWLSILVGNTFKTGDRVEMGGIKGDVIDLGVLRTTIMEVNEWVEGDLYNGRIVRVANSFVFKEPVYNYSSDFPFLWDEIKIPIKYGSNYKATKNIILQAGMDVTGDYSIKAREHWDEMVQKYLIEDSSTQPMVTLVANDNWVEYTLRYVTEYRKRRTTKDSLYTTILEEVDASGENIQFASATFDIVQVPSLDVNLKQNK
- a CDS encoding sodium/glutamate symporter gives rise to the protein MSAEMVGFSIIIVGILLLIGKWIRVSIPLFQKYFLPSSIIGGFIALILGPEILGKLIRSFQVETTLQGIFPEGVHNIWSTFPSLLISVIFATLFLGKKLPHIKDIWHIAGPQISFGQSVAWGQYVFGLLLTLAVLTPFFGINPMAGALIEIGFEGGHGTSAGLATTFKELGFGAGADIAIGLATVGVVSGVVLGIILINWAIRKNKTTILKDPNNLPEHELRGIIEPEERPIAGKMTTKPESIEPLALHISVIGIAILIGKGLLEGLIYLERVTWGAWSDTEIMTYVPLFPLAMVGGVILQKILEKTDTIELVDRKMILRVQGLALDFLIVTAIATLSLTVIGEHFIPFLLLALTGILWNVTAFIFIAPRMIPEDWVERGIGDFGQSMGMTAAGLMLIRIADSKGKTKALEAFGYKQLLFEPMVGGGLFTAASVPLIYQFGAIPIFILCLVVMLFWMAVGLFYFGKK